The following DNA comes from Anastrepha obliqua isolate idAnaObli1 chromosome 1, idAnaObli1_1.0, whole genome shotgun sequence.
tttactactgtgggcaaaaagtaaggtgaatttggttgtaaaatgaaaaatctttatttattcttgtaaatcaatttcatccccttcaaaataatcccctctcgatgaaatacacttatgccaaagatttttccaatccccgaaacatgccaaatagtccatttccggtatagccatcagcaccttcttcgattcagcttttatctcctcaatcgactcgaaatgcgttccccggagtggtctcttgagttttgggaataaccAGAAGTCACACGAACCCGAATCAGGCgtatacggtggttgcggaacgatatgtgtggaatttttggtgaaatggtcacgaagaacgagtgcagtgtaagacggtgcattatcgtgatgcaaacaccaagagttgttggcccataattctggtctttttagacgaattgcttcacgtaaacgaagcataacgctcaaataatattccttattaacagtttggccaggtggaaggaattcatagtacaccacaccacgaaaatcgacaaaactgtcatcatgacctttatttttgaacgactttgacgtgctcttttcggtctggcctcgtctttagcacgatattcgcttgattggtcggttgtttcagggtcgtaagcataaatccaagtctcatctcccgtaatgatgcatttgagcttgtcctgatagtctgaaagcattgtttcacacacatcaacgcgacgacctttttccaagaaattgagagttttcggtaccaaacgagatttgacttttcgtaggcccaaatggtctttcaaaatggttttcacagatccttctgatattccgatcatatcagtaaggtctttaaccgtcaaccgacgatttttgagcactaactccttcactttattgacgtgttggtcatctgttgacgtcgatggtcgtccggagcgctccaagtcatcaacacgttctcgaccctctttgaagtctttgtaccacttataaacatttttctgcgacattgtcgaatcaccaaatgccttctgcaacatgctaaacgtttccgcagccgaaatatcattccgcaaacaaaatttgatggcacttctctgctcaatcaaatcagacattgtaaaaatcgaaaaatgcactcttggtcgtttggtaaacacaagcgtaaatatattactgataatgacattcacatgaaagttggcccagatgttactaacagtgctgccaactagagcgaaattttaatcccgcaaagtttgacaaataaattcaccttactttttgccctaTCATGGCCTGATAGCGTTTGCctcttctttgaaaaaaaaatggcccaatGAATCCATAGGCCGtttgtaatggctgttcttgaatggcttcgggttgttcttcagcccaaatatggcaattttgcttattgacatagccgTTAAgccacttttcacagagcgtaaTACAATTgttcgatttgtaaacgttgttggagcgttagtctttccatgatgagatctcaatgaatactgaaagaattatatatttagtttgacataatcacgcgtgatctgtcaaaaaaccatGTTGGAAGAAAtaactccaatctgatcactgtTTACAACTTCCACTTTTTTACAATtaactataattttaatttaaagtttattattaatttttttatctaggATTTAAATACGTAGGTTATTCTTAAactcaatcattgtaaaaataacccatggttttatgtttggcttaaataaataaaataagtaaataaaaagtaaccTAATTATtagaacttaaaaactattttaataatttaagaaaatgtttgttTCTGGGTACGTGTGACAatcaaaaactccaaaaaagcTGGCTGAGCTTAAAGAGCTCAAACTCATagtatgctttttttttaaagcggaAGAAGAAATGAATTTCGCAATTATAGACAGACTTTCGAGCTACCAACCATATATATACTGTTTGATTATATTGTAAaggacaaaatttattttgcggtTAAGTCTTTAATTAACCCAAACCAACACGATTTTGTAACTGGCCGCTCTACAGCTACTAATCATGTTGGTAATAGCGAATGCTGCAAGTCATCGTTGATTGCATTTACACTGATTTCTCTAAGCCATTTGACAAAGTTTCGCACAAGATTCTAGCAAACAAGTTAGCTTGCTTAGGTTTCCACTCTACCTTTCTGCAATGGCTTAAGTCATATTTGAAGGTCAGACGGTAAGATTGAAATCATTGAATGAACCGCTTTATTGCTACTTCAAGTGTCCCCGAAGAGTAAGATGTTTCCACTTCTTTTCATCAATGACATAAGGAAACGTTTTTCGTTTTAGATTTTCTTGCTCTTCGCGAATAATTGAacaattttcttaattattaagGTCTGAGTGGGTGATTCGAAGCTTCAACTTGATTTAAACAATCTTCATTGATGGTGCATCCAGTCGCGTCagtctttgaatattaaaacatGTTCTGAATTAACATTTTTGAGGcgtcaataaatttttaacacgCCCTACACCATTTCTAAGAATGTATTACAAAGTGTTACAAAGTTTAAGGGTATTAAAGTTtaattcgaaatacaattttcctCCAGTGGTCATATTGCtggtattttttcaaaatcgcaGTCATTTCTAGGCTTTATTCGTTGCAATGCATCTGAATTTTCTGATCGGTACAGAGTTGCCCATATTCAACGGAcctatctggcaaccctgtatcttttgacaaagacgtcagatcgctgaatgacataccgcgttggaagcgccagtccaagcagatttttaccatagaacagtacacgccacgcgagcgctcccaaattgttgaaatttacattcaacaaaagaagtcaattgtgaaaagaagaagaagaagaagaaaattgtgattccaattattcgtcgaaagcgtatgaggcagttctggtcttaacaagatggcgctccaccacacacagctcgcaccacaatcgattttttgaagaaattgtttcctcgtcgtttgatgtcgaaaaatggcgactttgactggccaccgcgttcacCCGATTTAACACCACCTGACTTAtttttgtggggatatttaaaaccaaaggtttatataatattaatactcCAAAGAcaatagaagagctcaagaacaacatccgtgaggaaataggcgctattccagccgaaatgtttgctaaaactatggaaaatgctgcaaaatgggcataatacgccgtacaggctcaaggcggccatttgagagatatcatattcaaaaagtaatgtcaacaaatctacttgaaccaaataaaatgattattatcgtcaacatcaaaaaaattgtgtttttctttgattcaaaaaaaaaaaaacacatgggtctgtcgaatatgggcaacccagtatacCTTTAAACGGCTATTCACCGCTATTGTTTGTTCTCACTTAGAGTCGGATGTTACCATTTCGATATCTTAAACCCTACTTTCGATAAATAGTATAGAGcgcaatcaaaaaatatttcttacgcAGACATTACGTTCTCTACGATTTAGGGCTCCTTTTCCATCCTTTAATTCTCGGCTAAACCTAATTAATTTAGAAAAGAGCAGGATACTCcttccattttcatttattttcagtgttgttaaTGGCATTGTCGACTGTCCTATTCTGCTTGAGCGAACAAGCTTTAATGAAGTCTTCGAACTGTGTACCCTTTTTATGGAGAAAGGTTTAATACTGAATTTGTGAGTAATGCAGCCATTACTCGCGCACTTAGAGACTATAGTTCATTATCCAGTTCCAGTCCGCTTGATTTCGCTTCGCttagatttaattttgtaaaatttttaaatttagttaccTAGTACTGAATTTATATTGAttgctaatataatattttagttgccaaattgctcttgtttttccataaattctTGTCTAGTCTGTAACGTAATTTGTACtgcagattattaaaaaaaaacatatttatgtacttataaataaaaatttaaatatttccctATAACCAAAACCGACGAATTTGTTGGAACTTATAAAGAGGAACAAATGCTACCAATTTTAGTAAGAAAACCCCAAAAACGGGAATACGGCTGTTGGTATCTcttgctctctctctctttctttcgCTCCATCtctctgttaaaaactttttatgagTTCAGTCATATTCATTTTGCTGTTATCATTAAAATCCTAACAGTCTGCTATTTACAGTTTACGTGCAAATAGTGTGGACTCTGTTATCTTTACAGCTCTGTATCTCACTTATTTACCAgaagaaaaggagagagagctaAAGACGTAGGCTAAaagtgtacatatttatatttgcttacCAATATCACATTCACGCATAATTCAAATTAACCTttgtagaaaattcaaaaatgagagtctttttaatcattttacaGAACACAACTGTAAATttacgttttattttataacaaaagttATAACAGTGCTGCTACTTTCTATTGTATGAATAGTCTAAAGCTTATTGTTCCTCATTTCATAGTTCATATCGGAAAAGGGTTTTTACATATTGAATTATGACTGCCTCTTTGTAAAGGAGTTAAACCAAATTTTGCAGGACTTTTCATTATATTTACCCTTACCACTGGCTTGATacgaattaattaattatttttagacaCTTTTACAAAACTCTTACTAACGCCGAGCACTAGCACCAAAATACTCGTATCAAACAAATCGAATCATACGATTGGAAAAAACtcacaaagaaaaattaattaaaactatttaaaataggTACATCAACATCTGTGCATTCATTCCCTCAAAAAGCGTTTAAATCTCAAATTGTGTCATTACACCGGAGCCTGGTATTTTTCCTCTAGCCGGGTCTACATTGAAAACTTGAGATATATGCGTCCTTCGCAAAGATCCGTACTGATCGTAAGTTCGTGTTTCTTCCGTTTCGCCTACTTCATTGGTCACATACGATTTGCATGTGTACAATGGGCAACAGAGTGGATAATTGAGAAATTCATTGGCTGGCGGTACGGGACTGCAATTGCCCTGTAATTTCGGTACTTGGCATCTGAAAGAGATCGAGCATGCGGGAATTTGatatgatttaatttaaaatgtgcaCAATTAAATGTCTgtaatcacacacacacacacgcacctgTCATGCCATAGCTGCAGAGTGCCCAAACATTGCACTCGTATACATTGACCCGGACGCGTGAAGGCCTCGCCGATGAAGAGCTCGCGTCCGGTCTCAGCAT
Coding sequences within:
- the LOC129253376 gene encoding protein Vago, with protein sequence MSLGMMSRGPHTLCTHFYYRCCSCSKLLLLLWAALTLPAPISRANPAYRAGYFEGKCTDAETGRELFIGEAFTRPGQCIRVQCLGTLQLWHDRCQVPKLQGNCSPVPPANEFLNYPLCCPLYTCKSYVTNEVGETEETRTYDQYGSLRRTHISQVFNVDPARGKIPGSGVMTQFEI